One genomic region from Chthonomonas calidirosea T49 encodes:
- the lepB gene encoding signal peptidase I — protein sequence MKIFNHDSDRATPSANIQELPLKNRNRYYFSLFLLLVLGYTALAFTTGYIPSSSMEPLLKPGDHVLLMRAWAAYPFGILPSRGDVVTFHFTKAAQERDAANFPGTDATSIKSGEILIKRIVALPGETVQILGNTVYINGKPLHENYTTIPVNNPNLYYPYAVLQPLTVPSDCVFVLGDNRNNSDDSRFWGPLHIRDITAKYVLTLYHTKPPKDSESQ from the coding sequence ATGAAGATCTTTAACCACGACAGCGATCGGGCAACACCAAGTGCCAACATTCAAGAGTTACCGCTGAAAAACAGAAATCGCTACTATTTTTCGCTCTTTCTTCTGCTTGTGCTTGGCTACACGGCCCTGGCCTTCACTACAGGCTACATCCCTTCCAGCTCTATGGAACCCCTGTTGAAGCCAGGCGACCATGTGCTGCTTATGCGAGCGTGGGCTGCTTACCCCTTTGGCATCCTCCCCTCCCGTGGGGATGTGGTGACCTTCCACTTTACAAAAGCGGCTCAAGAACGAGATGCTGCCAATTTTCCTGGCACCGACGCCACCTCCATTAAAAGCGGGGAGATCCTTATCAAGCGAATCGTGGCTTTGCCAGGAGAAACCGTGCAGATACTTGGCAATACCGTCTACATCAACGGCAAGCCGCTACATGAAAACTATACAACCATTCCGGTTAACAACCCAAACCTCTACTACCCCTACGCCGTCCTTCAACCACTAACAGTGCCATCCGACTGCGTCTTTGTCTTAGGAGATAACCGCAATAATAGCGACGATAGCCGCTTTTGGGGGCCACTGCATATCCGTGACATTACCGCCAAGTACGTCCTGACCCTCTATCATACCAAACCACCAAAAGATTCAGAGAGTCAATGA